A stretch of Gallaecimonas pentaromativorans DNA encodes these proteins:
- a CDS encoding Maf family protein, translating into MKVILGSSSVFRQQLLKKLAIAFDCVSPDIDESPLEGESITALVERLAVEKAKKAAEITVGPALVIGSDQLCVVDGTICGKPLNRENAIAQLTAASGKTVTFYTGLALFNSETGRCQSLVEPFEVTFRSLSQHQIENYVDKEQPFWCAGSFKCEGLGIALFERLNGRDPNTLIGLPLIALTRMLENEGAGPLD; encoded by the coding sequence ATGAAGGTGATTTTGGGCTCAAGCTCAGTATTTCGTCAGCAGTTGCTGAAAAAACTGGCAATCGCGTTCGATTGTGTCAGCCCTGACATCGATGAAAGCCCCTTGGAGGGGGAGTCGATAACGGCTTTGGTTGAACGCTTAGCTGTTGAAAAAGCAAAAAAAGCGGCTGAGATAACCGTTGGGCCGGCGCTGGTTATCGGCTCAGACCAACTATGTGTGGTAGACGGCACCATCTGCGGCAAACCCCTTAACCGGGAAAATGCCATTGCCCAACTGACGGCAGCCTCTGGGAAAACCGTGACCTTTTATACCGGCCTTGCGCTTTTTAACAGTGAAACCGGCAGGTGCCAGTCGCTGGTGGAACCCTTTGAAGTGACTTTTCGCTCGTTAAGCCAGCACCAAATTGAAAACTATGTTGATAAAGAGCAGCCGTTTTGGTGCGCCGGTTCTTTTAAATGTGAAGGTTTGGGCATTGCCCTTTTTGAGCGCCTTAATGGCCGCGACCCCAATACCCTTATCGGGCTGCCTTTAATTGCACTGACCCGGATGCTGGAAAACGAAGGCGCCGGGCCTCTCGATTAA
- a CDS encoding HAD family hydrolase: protein MKDIALVVFDWDGTLMDSVGRIVSSMQATARALAMPEPSEEAVRNIIGLSLRPALDQLFPNLDEKGREQLLAVYRDQYVDLDPTPTPLFPGVEAMLDELRASGKTLAVATGKARAGLERVFAQTGLEVHFITSRTADDAQSKPHPDMLEQILSQTGISPSRALMIGDSVLDITMAKAAGMWAAGVTFGVHGAEKLRAAGADLLINDWRDWSLA, encoded by the coding sequence ATGAAGGACATCGCGCTGGTGGTATTTGACTGGGACGGCACCTTGATGGACTCGGTGGGGCGTATTGTCTCGAGCATGCAAGCAACCGCCAGGGCGCTTGCTATGCCTGAGCCCAGTGAAGAAGCGGTGCGCAATATCATTGGGCTTAGCCTTCGCCCGGCGCTGGACCAGCTCTTTCCCAACCTCGATGAGAAAGGCCGCGAGCAGCTGCTCGCGGTGTACCGTGACCAGTATGTGGACCTTGACCCAACCCCAACGCCGCTTTTCCCCGGGGTTGAAGCCATGCTGGATGAGCTTCGCGCCTCAGGCAAGACCCTGGCGGTGGCAACCGGCAAAGCCAGGGCAGGGCTGGAGCGAGTCTTTGCCCAAACCGGCCTTGAGGTGCATTTTATTACCAGCCGCACCGCCGATGATGCCCAGTCTAAACCGCACCCTGACATGCTTGAGCAGATCTTGTCGCAAACCGGAATAAGCCCATCGCGGGCGTTGATGATTGGCGACTCGGTGCTGGACATTACCATGGCCAAGGCGGCTGGCATGTGGGCCGCTGGCGTGACCTTTGGGGTGCACGGCGCCGAGAAACTGCGCGCCGCCGGTGCAGACCTACTTATCAATGACTGGCGCGATTGGTCTTTGGCTTAA
- the rluC gene encoding 23S rRNA pseudouridine(955/2504/2580) synthase RluC, giving the protein MSTANNTATVQYVAVEPDLAGQRIDNFLRTFLKGVPKSLIYRVLRKGEVRVNKKRVKPDYKLQAGDEVRIPPLRVAEEKALPNANLSQVSRLNDCVLYEDDYLMVVNKPAGLAVHGGSGLSFGLIEGLRALRPDARFLELVHRLDRDTSGCILIAKKRSALRGLHEALREKTMQKDYLCLVRGDWPGNKKVIRAPLLKNTLQSGERVVRVDTEGKASETRFKVERRFGGLATLVNAFPVTGRTHQIRVHTLHAGHPIAGDDKYGDKDFDARLKDAGLARLMLHAWHLSFTHPNTGDAVSVTAKPDGSFAALLAQLEKGQ; this is encoded by the coding sequence ATGAGCACAGCCAACAACACCGCCACAGTGCAGTATGTGGCCGTTGAGCCGGACTTGGCCGGTCAACGCATTGATAACTTCTTACGGACCTTCCTCAAGGGAGTGCCGAAGAGCCTCATTTACCGTGTTTTACGTAAGGGCGAGGTCCGGGTCAACAAAAAGCGCGTCAAGCCTGATTATAAGTTGCAGGCGGGCGACGAAGTGCGCATTCCGCCGCTGCGGGTGGCCGAAGAAAAAGCGCTGCCCAACGCCAATTTAAGCCAGGTGTCGCGCCTTAACGATTGTGTGCTCTATGAAGACGACTACCTGATGGTGGTCAACAAACCGGCCGGTTTGGCGGTGCACGGTGGCTCCGGGTTGTCCTTTGGCCTTATCGAAGGGCTGCGGGCGCTGCGCCCCGACGCGCGGTTTTTGGAGCTGGTGCATCGTCTGGACCGCGACACCTCCGGCTGTATTTTGATTGCCAAAAAGCGCTCGGCGCTTCGCGGCCTGCACGAAGCTCTTCGCGAAAAGACCATGCAAAAGGATTACCTGTGCCTGGTGCGTGGCGACTGGCCGGGTAATAAAAAGGTCATTCGGGCACCGCTTTTGAAAAACACCCTGCAGTCCGGTGAGCGGGTAGTACGAGTAGATACCGAGGGTAAGGCTTCTGAAACCCGCTTCAAGGTTGAGCGCCGTTTTGGCGGCCTGGCAACCTTGGTTAACGCTTTCCCTGTTACTGGCCGTACCCACCAAATCCGGGTGCACACCCTACATGCCGGGCACCCAATCGCCGGTGATGACAAGTACGGTGACAAGGACTTTGATGCTCGTTTGAAAGACGCTGGCTTGGCGCGTTTGATGCTGCACGCCTGGCACCTTTCCTTTACTCACCCCAATACGGGCGACGCCGTGTCGGTCACCGCCAAACCGGATGGCAGCTTTGCCGCCTTGCTTGCGCAGTTGGAGAAGGGCCAATGA
- the rne gene encoding ribonuclease E, with protein sequence MKRMLINATQAEELRVALVDGQKLYDLDIEHPGHEQKKANIYKGKITRVEPSLEAAFVDYGAERHGFLPLKEIAREYFVEGAKVSGRPNIKDVLKEGQEVIVQIDKEERGNKGAALTTFLSLAGSYLVLMPNNPRAGGISRRIEGDERTELKEAMSGLEVPEGMGLIVRTAGVGKSAEELKWDLDVLLHHWQAVQEAANSRPAPFLIHQESNVIVRAIRDYLRRDVGEIVIDHSRVFEQVKNHIQTMRPDFLNRVKQYKGEIPLFNYYQIESQIESAFQREVRLPSGGSIVIDSTEALTAIDINSARATKGGDIEETALNTNLEAADEIARQLRLRDLGGLVVIDFIDMTPARHQREVENRLGEAVRADRARVQLGRISRFGLMEMSRQRLRPSLGDASNHICPRCTGTGYVRSTESLALSILRLIEEESLKDNTAQVEAQVPVSVAAYLLNEKRGAIRFIEQRHDVRVFIVPNTHLETPHFEVLRHREDDEIEDASYDLAKAPEQQKAVYVPPVAAKHKRDEPVLKGLQAPAAPAPTAPAAKPVQAKPVAAKAEAKPGLISRIIKALFGSSEAEVQQPEAKDNKRQQHNRKGVDARRQQKGRGNNRNSRDDNRNNRQRSEGGERRERNAPVAKADNRDRDRERDAKAAENRDNRREEERNKRRQRSDEDRNSKRQQKAHEEQQVEAVVEEVKEEVVNERPAQVRRERRQLTQSVRMKDGEAQVSRIEVDAAPQVAEQPKPQPAKVQQPKVEAEQEDVAVVETGEDTTSHYSNEDGDNRQRRRGPRHLRGHRRQRPDRQAESTEEQGELDLAVAQTQAEPKVDTVDTVEPAVQIAEPAVKEVVPEPVVEVQATAQEPAAAPVVEAAPVLEAEAPKAEPVKAQPKAEAKAPKAAKPVGRAQAPMARPAEIDLAPVVRNPQPFDRQPVASSGKAGGLNSPASRASSPMAKV encoded by the coding sequence ATGAAAAGAATGCTAATCAACGCAACTCAGGCTGAAGAGTTGCGGGTGGCTTTGGTGGACGGCCAGAAACTATACGATCTGGATATTGAACACCCTGGTCACGAACAGAAAAAAGCCAATATTTACAAAGGTAAAATCACTCGCGTAGAACCCAGTCTGGAAGCGGCTTTTGTCGATTACGGTGCTGAACGCCACGGTTTCCTCCCCTTAAAAGAAATTGCCCGCGAATACTTTGTCGAAGGCGCCAAGGTTTCCGGCCGTCCCAACATCAAAGATGTGTTGAAAGAAGGCCAGGAAGTCATTGTCCAAATCGACAAGGAAGAGCGTGGCAACAAGGGCGCCGCCCTTACCACCTTCCTGAGTCTTGCCGGTTCTTACTTGGTATTGATGCCCAATAACCCCCGCGCCGGTGGCATTTCCCGCCGTATCGAGGGTGACGAGCGTACCGAGCTCAAAGAAGCCATGTCTGGCTTGGAAGTGCCGGAAGGCATGGGCCTGATTGTCCGCACCGCCGGTGTCGGTAAATCTGCCGAGGAGCTCAAGTGGGACTTGGACGTACTGCTGCACCACTGGCAGGCAGTTCAGGAAGCGGCCAACAGCCGCCCTGCCCCCTTCCTTATCCACCAGGAATCCAACGTTATCGTTCGGGCGATCCGCGATTACCTGCGCCGTGACGTGGGCGAAATTGTTATCGACCACAGCCGTGTATTCGAACAGGTTAAAAATCACATCCAGACCATGCGTCCGGATTTCTTGAACCGGGTCAAGCAATACAAAGGCGAGATCCCGCTGTTCAACTACTACCAGATTGAGTCGCAAATCGAGTCCGCTTTTCAGCGCGAAGTGCGGCTGCCTTCTGGTGGCTCCATCGTTATCGACTCCACCGAAGCCCTGACCGCCATCGATATCAACTCGGCCCGCGCCACCAAGGGCGGCGATATCGAAGAAACCGCGCTCAACACCAACCTGGAAGCGGCCGACGAAATTGCCCGTCAGCTGCGCCTGCGTGACCTTGGCGGCCTGGTGGTCATTGACTTTATCGACATGACCCCGGCCCGCCACCAACGGGAAGTGGAGAACCGCCTGGGCGAAGCTGTCCGTGCCGACCGCGCCCGCGTACAGCTTGGCCGCATCAGCCGCTTTGGCTTGATGGAAATGTCTCGCCAGCGCCTGCGCCCGTCTCTGGGCGATGCGTCCAACCACATTTGCCCCCGTTGTACCGGTACCGGCTATGTTCGCTCTACCGAATCCCTGGCGCTGTCCATTCTTCGCTTGATCGAAGAAGAGTCTCTTAAAGACAACACCGCTCAGGTAGAAGCGCAGGTTCCGGTGAGCGTTGCCGCTTATCTGCTGAACGAAAAACGGGGCGCTATTCGCTTTATCGAGCAGCGCCACGATGTGCGCGTCTTTATTGTGCCAAACACGCACTTGGAAACGCCGCATTTTGAGGTGCTCCGTCACCGCGAAGACGACGAAATCGAAGATGCGTCTTACGACCTGGCCAAAGCACCCGAGCAGCAAAAGGCCGTTTACGTGCCACCAGTCGCTGCCAAGCACAAGCGTGATGAACCGGTGCTCAAAGGCCTGCAAGCCCCTGCCGCTCCGGCTCCGACCGCACCTGCTGCCAAGCCGGTTCAGGCTAAGCCGGTAGCAGCTAAAGCCGAAGCCAAACCGGGCCTTATCAGCCGCATTATCAAGGCGCTGTTTGGTTCCAGCGAAGCCGAAGTGCAGCAGCCTGAAGCCAAAGACAACAAGCGCCAACAACACAACCGCAAAGGTGTTGACGCCCGTCGCCAGCAAAAAGGCCGTGGCAATAACCGCAACAGCCGCGACGACAACCGTAACAACCGTCAGCGCAGCGAAGGTGGCGAGCGCCGTGAGCGCAACGCGCCGGTGGCCAAAGCTGATAACCGGGATCGTGACCGCGAACGCGATGCCAAGGCTGCTGAGAACCGCGACAACCGCCGCGAGGAAGAGCGCAACAAACGCCGTCAACGCAGCGACGAAGACCGCAACAGCAAACGCCAGCAAAAAGCGCATGAAGAGCAGCAGGTTGAAGCCGTTGTTGAAGAGGTCAAGGAAGAAGTTGTCAACGAAAGACCAGCACAGGTTCGCCGCGAGCGTCGCCAGCTGACCCAGTCGGTGCGCATGAAAGACGGTGAAGCCCAGGTAAGCCGCATTGAAGTGGACGCCGCGCCGCAGGTTGCCGAGCAGCCCAAGCCGCAGCCCGCCAAAGTTCAGCAGCCCAAGGTTGAAGCCGAGCAAGAAGACGTTGCCGTAGTTGAAACCGGTGAAGACACAACTTCTCATTACAGCAATGAAGACGGCGACAACCGTCAGCGTCGCCGTGGCCCGCGTCACCTGCGTGGCCATCGTCGCCAGCGCCCTGACCGTCAGGCTGAAAGCACCGAAGAGCAAGGTGAGTTGGACTTGGCTGTTGCCCAAACGCAAGCAGAGCCTAAGGTCGATACTGTCGATACCGTTGAGCCGGCCGTACAGATCGCCGAGCCTGCGGTAAAAGAAGTGGTGCCAGAGCCGGTAGTCGAAGTACAAGCCACCGCTCAAGAGCCCGCGGCTGCGCCGGTTGTTGAAGCTGCCCCTGTGCTGGAAGCCGAAGCGCCCAAAGCTGAGCCGGTGAAAGCCCAGCCCAAAGCCGAAGCTAAAGCGCCCAAAGCTGCCAAGCCAGTTGGCCGTGCCCAAGCTCCGATGGCTCGCCCTGCCGAAATCGACCTGGCGCCTGTGGTGCGTAACCCGCAACCATTTGATCGCCAGCCGGTTGCCAGCAGCGGCAAAGCCGGTGGCTTGAACAGCCCTGCCAGCCGGGCTTCAAGCCCCATGGCCAAGGTCTAA
- a CDS encoding low molecular weight protein-tyrosine-phosphatase, whose amino-acid sequence MTAKQHRILFICMGNICRSPTAEAVARTRFADHKLDAVLDSAGTIAYHAGEEPDRRARQAGEKRGYSFANIHARQVSSDDFVHFDLLLAMDRRNLGDLMSRCPERHKHKVKLLMDFATQSLVDEVPDPYYGGAKGFEEVLDLVEAAVDGLIKTLAKSPE is encoded by the coding sequence ATGACCGCCAAACAACACCGCATTTTATTTATCTGCATGGGCAACATTTGCCGCTCGCCCACGGCTGAGGCTGTGGCCAGGACACGTTTCGCCGACCATAAGCTTGACGCAGTTCTGGACTCGGCCGGCACCATTGCCTATCACGCTGGCGAAGAGCCGGATCGCCGTGCGCGCCAGGCCGGGGAGAAAAGGGGATATAGCTTTGCTAACATCCATGCACGTCAGGTTTCCAGCGACGATTTTGTTCACTTCGATCTGCTGCTGGCCATGGACAGGCGCAATCTGGGGGACTTGATGAGCCGTTGCCCGGAGCGCCACAAGCACAAGGTGAAGTTGCTGATGGACTTTGCAACCCAAAGCTTGGTGGATGAGGTACCCGACCCATACTACGGCGGAGCCAAGGGCTTTGAAGAGGTGCTGGATCTGGTGGAAGCCGCGGTCGACGGTTTGATAAAGACGCTGGCGAAGAGCCCGGAGTAA
- a CDS encoding methyl-accepting chemotaxis protein — MFQHKKQWLEKIDSLQQQVADHQHDLAAIKEHVGFISFSPDGIIEEVNPLFCKVTGFSSEELVGHHHRMLCEKDHASSGAYNTFWLDLAQGKPQQGTFRRRRKDGSALWLEATYFPVEDDNGAIYKVIKIASDISEAFKASQEKCAIFEAVNKSQAVIEFTPDGYVLNANDNFLRVFGYRLDEVLGKHHRMFCKADFYERNKDFWQRLQSGQHFSGKFERLNADSRPVWLEATYNPVFNEDGKVYKIIKFASDISGRVNQLQQAAELAASTSEQTSQITTNAKHALEDAVKTSQHITCQVEEARSTSSTMEQHSSSISDIVSTIRAIAEQTNLLALNAAIEAARAGDHGRGFAVVADEVRKLATRTGEATQEIARVVSDNGQLITTISKQMEGINAEAGQGQHMILDINQGMEEVEKGVLNFTRLIHELTTAV; from the coding sequence ATGTTTCAGCATAAGAAGCAGTGGTTGGAGAAGATTGATAGCCTCCAACAACAGGTGGCTGACCACCAACACGACTTGGCGGCCATCAAGGAACATGTGGGCTTTATCAGCTTCAGCCCTGACGGCATCATCGAGGAAGTTAACCCCTTGTTTTGCAAGGTGACGGGCTTTAGTAGCGAAGAGCTGGTGGGTCACCATCATCGTATGCTCTGTGAAAAGGATCACGCCTCGTCTGGGGCATATAACACCTTTTGGTTGGATTTAGCCCAGGGCAAGCCGCAACAAGGCACCTTCAGGCGGCGGCGCAAAGACGGTTCAGCCCTGTGGTTGGAAGCAACTTATTTCCCGGTTGAAGACGACAACGGCGCCATTTATAAGGTCATCAAAATCGCCTCAGACATTTCCGAAGCCTTCAAAGCTTCTCAGGAAAAGTGCGCCATCTTTGAGGCGGTGAATAAATCCCAGGCCGTGATTGAGTTCACCCCTGACGGCTACGTACTGAACGCCAACGACAACTTCTTACGGGTATTTGGTTATCGCCTAGACGAGGTACTTGGCAAGCACCACCGGATGTTTTGTAAGGCCGATTTTTACGAGCGCAATAAGGACTTCTGGCAGCGGCTACAATCCGGGCAACACTTTAGCGGCAAGTTTGAGAGGCTGAACGCCGACAGCCGCCCGGTGTGGTTGGAGGCTACCTATAATCCGGTGTTCAACGAGGACGGCAAGGTCTACAAAATAATCAAGTTCGCCTCCGACATCAGCGGGCGGGTCAACCAGTTGCAGCAAGCTGCTGAATTGGCGGCCTCTACTTCGGAGCAAACGTCGCAGATCACCACCAATGCCAAGCATGCTCTTGAAGATGCGGTAAAGACCTCCCAGCACATTACCTGTCAGGTTGAGGAAGCTCGCAGCACCAGCAGCACCATGGAGCAGCATTCATCGTCCATCAGCGACATCGTCTCCACCATCAGGGCCATCGCCGAGCAGACCAACCTGCTGGCCCTCAATGCCGCCATTGAAGCGGCCCGTGCCGGTGACCATGGCCGGGGGTTTGCGGTGGTTGCGGACGAAGTGCGTAAACTGGCCACCCGCACCGGTGAGGCGACCCAGGAGATAGCCCGGGTGGTTTCAGACAATGGCCAGCTCATCACCACCATCAGCAAGCAGATGGAAGGGATCAATGCCGAAGCCGGACAAGGCCAGCATATGATTTTGGACATCAACCAAGGCATGGAGGAGGTGGAAAAAGGCGTACTGAACTTCACCCGTCTTATCCACGAACTCACCACCGCTGTTTAG
- a CDS encoding DEAD/DEAH box helicase produces the protein MKLRPYQQEAVRATVNYFKKNREPAVLVLPTGAGKSLVIAELARIAKGRVLMLTHVAELVEQNAAKYAAVREDGSIFSAGLGQKCSTGKVVFASIQSVAPNLSQFGDDFSLVVVDECHRIGPDDESQYRQVLRHFASAFVLGLTATPYRLDGGWLYQFHASGQVRSTEPKLFKYCVYELPLRRLIKDGFLTPVHKVPAPAICYDFSQEVEHWTEAALDRALAGQGKLTPALVQHLVELSDRRRGVMIFAATRKHAREILACLPEGQSALILGDTPNAERQRLIGDFKAQKLKYLVNVSVLTTGFDAPHVDVIALMRPTESVSLFQQMVGRGLRLFEGKDDCLVLDYAGSDVDIFSPEVGEPKPPGTVPVSVPCPVCDFTNTFWGKVDEDGDIIEHFGRRCQGMTGPEQQCDFRFRFRLCGQCGGEADIAARHCPHCQYALVDIDKQLREAMKSRDKHLFKVADWHCAVADDALKLTYLDLDGQDLTESLKWGSKALRRFLSEANPAPGALFLPDDARLGGFLAKLRRPKFLVLAKQKGWRVKERVFDYQGRISHYQDH, from the coding sequence ATGAAACTGCGGCCCTATCAGCAAGAAGCTGTCCGCGCGACCGTCAATTACTTTAAGAAAAACCGCGAGCCCGCGGTGCTGGTGCTACCCACCGGCGCCGGTAAGAGCCTGGTGATCGCCGAACTTGCCCGCATAGCCAAGGGCAGGGTGCTGATGCTCACCCATGTGGCCGAGCTGGTGGAGCAAAACGCCGCCAAGTACGCGGCGGTGAGAGAAGACGGCTCTATTTTCTCGGCGGGTCTTGGGCAAAAGTGCAGCACGGGGAAAGTGGTATTTGCCTCGATACAATCGGTAGCGCCTAATCTTTCGCAATTTGGCGACGACTTCTCCCTGGTAGTGGTGGATGAATGCCATCGCATAGGCCCCGATGATGAAAGCCAGTACCGCCAGGTGCTGCGCCATTTCGCCTCGGCTTTTGTGCTGGGCCTCACCGCCACACCTTATCGCCTGGACGGTGGCTGGCTGTATCAGTTTCATGCCAGTGGCCAAGTGCGCAGCACCGAGCCTAAGTTGTTCAAATACTGCGTTTATGAGCTGCCTCTTCGCCGCTTGATAAAAGACGGCTTTTTGACCCCGGTGCATAAGGTGCCGGCGCCCGCCATCTGTTACGACTTTTCCCAAGAGGTGGAACATTGGACCGAGGCGGCCCTGGACCGCGCCTTAGCCGGGCAGGGCAAGCTGACCCCGGCTTTGGTGCAACACCTGGTTGAACTCAGTGATAGGCGCCGCGGGGTAATGATCTTCGCCGCCACCCGTAAACATGCCAGAGAGATCCTCGCCTGCCTACCCGAGGGGCAAAGCGCCCTTATTCTTGGCGACACGCCAAACGCCGAGCGCCAGCGGCTGATCGGCGATTTTAAGGCGCAAAAGCTCAAATACCTGGTCAACGTATCGGTGCTGACCACCGGCTTTGACGCCCCTCATGTGGATGTTATTGCCTTGATGCGCCCCACCGAATCGGTGTCGCTTTTCCAGCAGATGGTGGGGCGCGGCCTTCGCTTGTTTGAGGGAAAAGACGATTGCCTGGTGCTTGATTATGCCGGCAGTGATGTCGATATCTTCAGCCCCGAGGTGGGTGAGCCCAAGCCGCCAGGCACAGTACCGGTTTCGGTGCCATGCCCAGTGTGCGACTTTACCAACACCTTCTGGGGCAAGGTGGATGAAGACGGCGACATCATCGAGCACTTTGGCCGCCGCTGCCAGGGCATGACCGGGCCCGAGCAACAATGCGATTTTCGTTTTCGCTTTCGCCTGTGCGGCCAGTGTGGCGGCGAGGCCGATATCGCTGCCCGCCATTGCCCTCATTGCCAATATGCCCTGGTGGATATCGACAAGCAGCTCAGAGAAGCCATGAAGAGCCGCGATAAGCACCTATTCAAGGTGGCCGACTGGCACTGCGCCGTCGCCGATGATGCCCTAAAGCTGACTTACCTTGATCTTGACGGGCAGGACCTAACCGAAAGCCTGAAATGGGGCTCCAAGGCGCTGCGCCGCTTTTTATCCGAGGCAAATCCAGCTCCTGGCGCATTATTTTTGCCGGACGATGCGCGCCTTGGCGGATTTTTGGCAAAGCTTCGGCGGCCGAAGTTTTTGGTACTGGCCAAGCAAAAGGGCTGGCGCGTGAAAGAGCGGGTCTTTGACTACCAGGGCCGTATCAGCCACTACCAAGACCACTAA
- a CDS encoding tyrosine-type recombinase/integrase codes for MSLPALPDDWLELATAPGTRSQYSAGLKQFVTAGFTLPASPSQLKRYLGLKGARLSVSTLRSHISAIKAWHRRQGFVDPVNDEVRQAFKALGRLQKGTDKKKAATLSRAQIDTLLRSCEKDGLLGLRDGVMISLGLAAAMRRSELANLRFEDVERTEAGLAIRIRFSKTDQQGLGKVLVLPKLPAPLDPGPWLQKWREQSALCSGLLLRRVNRHGAVMGEGMTTHGLNHALQKRALALGLEGVSCHSLRRSFATLAVRNGVSLVDVAAVGRWQSLESLKEYVDTTPKEAIAKAFS; via the coding sequence ATGAGCCTGCCCGCTCTGCCGGACGATTGGCTGGAGCTGGCAACAGCGCCTGGCACCCGCAGCCAATACAGCGCTGGCCTTAAGCAATTTGTGACTGCCGGCTTTACCCTGCCAGCAAGCCCAAGCCAGCTAAAACGTTATCTTGGGCTAAAAGGGGCACGTCTTTCGGTTAGCACCCTTCGCAGCCATATCAGTGCCATCAAGGCCTGGCATCGGCGCCAAGGGTTTGTTGACCCAGTGAACGACGAAGTGCGCCAAGCCTTTAAGGCCCTTGGCCGTTTACAAAAGGGCACCGACAAGAAAAAGGCCGCCACCCTCAGCCGCGCGCAAATCGACACCCTCTTAAGAAGCTGCGAGAAAGACGGCCTCCTTGGCCTTCGCGATGGGGTGATGATAAGCCTGGGCCTGGCGGCTGCCATGCGGCGCAGCGAGCTTGCCAACCTGCGCTTTGAGGATGTGGAGCGTACCGAGGCTGGCCTTGCTATTCGTATTCGTTTTTCCAAGACCGATCAGCAGGGCCTTGGCAAGGTATTGGTGCTGCCAAAGCTGCCAGCACCCCTTGACCCAGGCCCTTGGCTGCAAAAGTGGCGCGAGCAGAGCGCGCTCTGCTCGGGATTGTTGCTGCGCCGGGTTAATCGCCATGGGGCGGTGATGGGCGAGGGGATGACCACCCACGGTCTTAATCATGCTTTGCAAAAACGGGCCTTAGCATTGGGTTTGGAAGGGGTTAGCTGCCATAGCTTGCGGCGCAGTTTTGCTACTTTGGCGGTACGTAACGGGGTCAGCCTGGTGGATGTGGCGGCGGTGGGGCGTTGGCAGAGCCTGGAAAGCCTGAAAGAATATGTCGATACCACCCCCAAAGAAGCCATAGCCAAAGCCTTTTCATGA
- a CDS encoding DNA-binding protein has product MPVNPLGQQLRANRDNVWKAAQTLVEEGKQPSVNNVRQWLGGGSNSSISRYLQEWHASSQEERSVRLATPLHLQQSLDALFQQMEKDKDAAISSAEAAVNARIAALEQEKSDALAALATAREEQAKQQQALQAGAEREAALGEELAQQQKLLTESQRQLALVRQQVGQWQREAEDNRAQVNHLFHQQQHFQERWQAEASKRQEAFEESRWQWQNAQKKLEDALRDSQEDNRNLSGMVQSLQQQASALPALKAEADDKAQALEQALAEIAALNSELTRKSAAPELAEALGQQQQQLDTLLGEVAFLTEQVRKRQQLKSELEALKTSLGGA; this is encoded by the coding sequence ATGCCTGTTAACCCTCTCGGCCAGCAACTCAGGGCCAATCGCGACAACGTATGGAAAGCGGCGCAGACCCTGGTAGAGGAGGGTAAACAGCCATCGGTGAATAACGTCCGGCAGTGGCTTGGGGGGGGCTCCAACAGCTCTATTAGCCGTTATTTGCAGGAATGGCACGCTTCTTCGCAGGAAGAACGCAGTGTAAGGCTCGCTACACCGTTACACCTTCAGCAGTCTCTGGACGCGCTATTTCAGCAAATGGAAAAGGACAAAGACGCAGCGATCAGTAGCGCTGAAGCCGCAGTTAATGCCCGTATTGCTGCCTTGGAGCAGGAAAAAAGCGACGCGCTGGCCGCCCTTGCCACAGCTCGTGAGGAGCAAGCCAAGCAGCAACAGGCTTTGCAGGCCGGTGCAGAGCGCGAAGCGGCTCTTGGCGAAGAGCTGGCTCAGCAACAAAAGCTGCTCACTGAGAGCCAGCGGCAGTTGGCGCTGGTGCGCCAACAAGTTGGGCAATGGCAGCGCGAGGCCGAGGACAACCGTGCCCAGGTCAATCACCTCTTTCACCAGCAACAGCACTTTCAGGAACGTTGGCAAGCCGAAGCCAGTAAGCGCCAGGAGGCGTTTGAAGAGAGCCGCTGGCAGTGGCAAAACGCCCAGAAAAAGCTCGAAGACGCCCTTCGAGACAGCCAGGAAGACAACCGCAACCTAAGTGGCATGGTGCAATCGTTGCAGCAGCAGGCCAGCGCCTTGCCGGCGCTAAAAGCCGAAGCGGATGACAAGGCCCAGGCACTTGAGCAGGCCTTGGCAGAGATCGCGGCTCTCAATAGCGAGCTTACCCGCAAGAGCGCTGCGCCAGAGCTTGCCGAGGCTCTTGGGCAGCAACAGCAGCAGCTAGATACCCTGTTAGGCGAGGTGGCTTTTTTGACCGAACAGGTACGAAAGCGCCAGCAGCTTAAAAGCGAGCTCGAAGCCCTGAAAACTTCCCTGGGTGGCGCATGA